One Euphorbia lathyris chromosome 1, ddEupLath1.1, whole genome shotgun sequence DNA segment encodes these proteins:
- the LOC136203046 gene encoding uncharacterized protein: MDENHHYEEINGVDGSKSKRVVPEDETLYGVLHRMLTTILVPDSSSTPASAPAIQRIKASFSENGPLLKDATRNASRKVMIWTRRGGPLRALFVISVGTITLLSMTGLLVFMLFFLAATVNAIIVSLLISLAAAGGFLALFFVCMTAIYIGALSVAVFVISTATISAIVAVLIATGWIGFFWTVWLVTKKSMGVAKHSVNMTGSAISAYTSARNVRRHEPNKVSD; this comes from the exons ATGGATGAGAATCACCATTACGAAGAGATCAACGGCGTCGACGGTAGCAAGTCGAAACGAGTTGTACCAGAGGATGAGACTCTCTACGGCGTGCTTCACCGTATGCTGACTACGATCCTTGTTCCTGATTCTAGTAGTACCCCTGCATCAGCACCGGCGATTCAACGGATCAAGGCCTCTTTTTCTGAGAATGGTCCTCTTCTCAAAGATGCTACTAGAAACGCAAGTCGTAAAGTTATGATCTGGACTCGACGGGGCGGCCCTTTACGGGCACTCTTCGTAATCTCT gTTGGGACTATCACTCTTCTTTCTATGACAGGATTGCTTGTCTTTATGCTTTTCTTTCTGGCAGCAACTGTGAATGCAATTATTGTATCTCTTCTCATATCTTTGGCAGCAGCTGGAGGCTTTTTGGCTTTGTTCTTTGTTTGTATGACAGCTATATACATTGGCGCATTATCAGTTGCTGTTTTTGTCATATCCACAGCAACAATTTCAGCAATCGTAGCTGTTCTAATTGCTACAG gttggattggatttttctGGACTGTCTGGTTGGTGACAAAGAAAAGTATGGGTGTGGCCAAGCACTCAGTAAACATGACTGGATCAGCAATTTCAGCTTACACCTCTGCTCGGAATGTGCGGCGCCATGAACCAAACAAGGTGTCAGATTGA